CATCGTCCAGGAGGCTCTAGAGTTTCAAACGGTGATTGGGCTGGTGGCAGCCGGCATTGGCGTCGCGTTGGTCCCACCATCCTCGCAAAACCTGCACGCGCGTGACGTTATCTATAAAAGTTTGACCGACGTAGCACCATCGGCCGCAATGGCCATTGCGTGGCGGACCGGAGATTCTTCTGCGCTCGTCCAAAATTTTGTTGCCATCGCGGCAATTTGGAAGGAGCTTTAGGAAAATGCTACGAAAGTTGCTGCGAAAATTGCTGCGAAAGATGCTGCGAAGGAAGGAACAGATACGATGAGGATGAAGGTGTGATGACGATGTCGCGTCGATATGGGGAGGCGGCCTTTGCTCAACTGCTTCTGTCTGGAACATGGGTTCATGAAGGGAACTTTGCAGACCTTCAACAGCAGTATGGAGTCTATCTGCATCCGACCGTTGTGATGGTTGTGTCAATCGACCGCTATCCGGATTTGGCCGAGAAACAGCCCCTCGAGTGGCGAGTGGACGTCGGTCGAAAATTGGTAGATACAGTCTCGGCAACGACGCAGAGTCTGGGTTTGCCTTACTTGCGGCTGTGGACTGAAGAAGGTGTGATGGCACTTTTTATCGATACCGGCAAAGCTGATGCGACGAATCCTACAGTCCCATTGATTGCTGTGCAGTTAGTGACGATTGCCCGCAGACTGCAGAAGAACCTCTCGGAACGTGGGATATCGGTATCTATTGGTATCGGATCGGAATATGCTGACCCTGGGCTCCTTTATCGTTCATTTCAAGAAGCGATGCAGTCCATGACAGGCCGATTTTTTCAAGGTAATGAACTTATTTTCGAGTACCATGCTGACAGTCTGGAGCATGAGCGCTGGACCGACGCACTTGCAGACGAAAAGACTGAATTCTTGGCACTTTTGCGCATGGGGGACGAGCAGGGAACTGACGCTGCAATCCGCGCACTGTTCGACAAAATGGCAAGCAGCAGTGGGTACAATGAGAAGCTGTTTCGCTCTGAGGCCATCGATTTGGTAATGTTAATGTCTAGGTCCGTTTTTGAATCCGGCGTCAGTGCCGTTGATGTGCTTGCCGAAAATGCAAAGGTCATCCATGAACTCTACCTGACAATCCGCTATGACAAGTTCGTCCAGAAGGCGTGTAGGTTTGCACGATGGCTAGCGCTTCAGGTAAACCAGTCACAAACAGCGGCGGTATCCTTCGTCGTTCGCCAGGCGATAGAGTATCTGAAACAACATCACCGCGAGCGCGTCACGCTCGATGAGGTGGCACGACATTGCTGTGTGAGCAAATACCATCTCAGCCATCTGTTCAAACAAGAGGTTGGTGTTGGTGTCATTGATTTCTTGAATCAGATGCGGCTCGAGAAGGCCATCTTTTATCTCCATTCATCGGATTGGTCCGTACAACAGATTGCCGGTCAGGTGGGCTATGCTGACGCAAACTACTTCAGCAGGTTGTTTCGGCAGCGGACGGGTTGCAGCCCAAGTGAATACCGCTCAGCAAGATTGTGCTAACACAAAACAACGTGCGCTAGGTAAACTGTAAGCGTTTTCTCGTACGCTAGTGAGAGCAGGTTCGTGACAGCACGCTGGCTACAGCACGTTTGTGACGGTAAGCTGGCGACATCCAATATCTGATTTGCGAGACATCGGTCGCAAGATAGCGCCGAGTTCGGCCGATGCTTCTCCACGAAGGGAGCGAATTTCATGGGAGTCACCTCTGAACCGCGGACCATCCGAGCACCACGGGGTACCACGTTAAACACCAAAGGCTGGGTGCAAGAGGCAGTACTGCGAATGCTGATGAACAACCTTGACCCGGAGGTGGCGGAACGCCCAAGTGACCTCGTTGTGTACGGCGGGATTGGTAAGGCAGCCCGCAACTGGGAGAGCTTCGACAAGATTGTTGAATGTCTAAAAGACCTCGAGGCAGACGAGAGTCTGCTGATTCAGTCGGGGAAACCCGTCGGCGTTTTCAAGACGCACCCGCACGCGCCACGTGTGCTCATCTCGAATTCGGTGTTGGTTCCGGCGTTTGCGAACTGGGAGACATTCCATGACCTTGACCGAAAGGGTCTGATAATGTTTGGCCAGATGACAGCAGGTAGTTGGATATACATTGGTAGCCAAGGCATTTTGCAGGGAACCTATGAGACCTTTGCGGAAGCCGCGCGACAACACAGACACGGCTCTCTGAAAGGCACCTTGACGCTGACCGCCGGGCTCGGAGGTATGGGTGGCGCGCAACCGCTCGCGGTCACCATGAACGAAGGCGTAATGATTGGTATCGAGGTGGATCCGAAACGTATAGAGCGCCGTATCGAGACACGCTACTGCGATGTCATGGTGCATGACCTTGATGAGGCCCTCAAACTGGCTGACGATGCGAAGGCAGCCGGCAAGGCTTTGTCGATTGGCTTGGTTGGAAACGCAGCCGAACTGGTCCCAGAGTTTGTCAAGCGGGGAATTGTTCCCGATTTTGTCACTGACCAAACGTCTGCTCATGATCCGTTAAACGGCTACATTCCCGTTGGCTACACCCTCGCCAAAGCAGCAGCACTGCGTGAACGTGACGCCAAAGAGTACATGCGACTGGCAAAAAAATCAATGGCCGTCCATGTGCAGGCGATGCTGGATTTGCAAAAGCTGGGCTCTGTCGTGTTTGACTACGGCAATAACATACGGCAGGTTGCATTTGACGAGGGTGTCACAGATGCTTTCAACTTTCCTGGATTCGTTCCGGCTTACATTCGCCCGCTCTTTTGCGAGGGCAAGGGTCCATTTCGCTGGGTGGCGTTGTCAGGAGACCCAGAGGACATTTACAAGACAGATGAGCTTGTTCTGAAGTTGTTCCCGGAAAACGAGGCCCTCCACCGCTGGATACACCTTGCAAGAGAGCGCGTTGCCTTCCAAGGTCTGCCTGCCAGAATTTGTTGGCTAGGTTACGGCGAGCGTGCAAAGTTTGGCCTTGCGATTAACGAAATGGTCCGCAACGGTGAACTCAGTGCGCCGATTGTCATCGGCCGTGACCATTTGGATGCGGGCTCCGTAGCGTCTCCGAACCGTGAAACAGAGGGCATGATGGACGGCAGCGACGCGGTGGCGGACTGGGCCGTGTTGAATGCACTTGTGAACACAGCGGCTGGCGCGAGTTGGGTATCTTTCCATCACGGCGGTGGCGTGGGCATGGGATACGCATTGCACGCTGGCATGGTGGTTGTGGCCGACGGGTCTGACGAAGCAGCGGAAAAGTTGTCGAGGGTGCTGACGACCGACCCGGGAATGGGTATCATTCGCCACGCGGACGCTGGCTACGAAAAGGCGATTCAAACGGCCAAGGACCGCGGAGTACGCGTGCCAATGCTTGATATTTGATGCAAAGGCCGCTCATGCGCCGTCGTGGTGGTTTACATGGGGATTGGAGGGGATTCCATGGCACAGGACGCGATTGATTTGCTTGTGTACAACATCGGGACGCTCATTACCATGCAGGGCCCGAATGGTCCGAGGTCCGGGGCACAGATGTCTGACGTGGGGGAAGTTCAGCAAGGGGCGGTAGCCATTCTCGGAGGGAAGATTCTCGCAGTGGGTCCTGAAGAGATGGTGCGGGGGCAACTGGGAGACCGGACGGTAAGGGAAGAACTCGATGCAAAAGGGTGCCTGGTAACGCCTGGTCTAGTTGAGCCGCATACACATCTTGTTCACGGGGGTTCGCGTGAGCATGAACTGGCCCTGAAGTTGCAGGGCGCGTCGTACTTGGACATCCTCGCAAGCGGCGGAGGGATTCTCAGCACTGTCAAGTCGACTCGTGAAGCCTCGGAGGATGCCTTGTACACTAAAGCGAAGAGGAGCCTCGACACATTGCTCCTTTACGGGGCAACCACAGTAGAAGCGAAAAGCGGCTACGGATTGACGCTTGAAGATGAATTAAAGCAACTGAGAGTGACAAGGCGGTTGCAGGATAGTCATCCCGTCGAAGTGGTTTCCACGTTTATGGGGGCGCATGCTGTACCGACGGAGTTCAAAGGACGTGCAGACGAGTATGTCCGGATGGTCATTGAAGAGA
The Alicyclobacillus curvatus genome window above contains:
- the hutU gene encoding urocanate hydratase, with amino-acid sequence MGVTSEPRTIRAPRGTTLNTKGWVQEAVLRMLMNNLDPEVAERPSDLVVYGGIGKAARNWESFDKIVECLKDLEADESLLIQSGKPVGVFKTHPHAPRVLISNSVLVPAFANWETFHDLDRKGLIMFGQMTAGSWIYIGSQGILQGTYETFAEAARQHRHGSLKGTLTLTAGLGGMGGAQPLAVTMNEGVMIGIEVDPKRIERRIETRYCDVMVHDLDEALKLADDAKAAGKALSIGLVGNAAELVPEFVKRGIVPDFVTDQTSAHDPLNGYIPVGYTLAKAAALRERDAKEYMRLAKKSMAVHVQAMLDLQKLGSVVFDYGNNIRQVAFDEGVTDAFNFPGFVPAYIRPLFCEGKGPFRWVALSGDPEDIYKTDELVLKLFPENEALHRWIHLARERVAFQGLPARICWLGYGERAKFGLAINEMVRNGELSAPIVIGRDHLDAGSVASPNRETEGMMDGSDAVADWAVLNALVNTAAGASWVSFHHGGGVGMGYALHAGMVVVADGSDEAAEKLSRVLTTDPGMGIIRHADAGYEKAIQTAKDRGVRVPMLDI
- a CDS encoding AraC family transcriptional regulator, whose translation is MMTMSRRYGEAAFAQLLLSGTWVHEGNFADLQQQYGVYLHPTVVMVVSIDRYPDLAEKQPLEWRVDVGRKLVDTVSATTQSLGLPYLRLWTEEGVMALFIDTGKADATNPTVPLIAVQLVTIARRLQKNLSERGISVSIGIGSEYADPGLLYRSFQEAMQSMTGRFFQGNELIFEYHADSLEHERWTDALADEKTEFLALLRMGDEQGTDAAIRALFDKMASSSGYNEKLFRSEAIDLVMLMSRSVFESGVSAVDVLAENAKVIHELYLTIRYDKFVQKACRFARWLALQVNQSQTAAVSFVVRQAIEYLKQHHRERVTLDEVARHCCVSKYHLSHLFKQEVGVGVIDFLNQMRLEKAIFYLHSSDWSVQQIAGQVGYADANYFSRLFRQRTGCSPSEYRSARLC